The sequence CTGTATAAGCGTGCAGCTGTGAATCAGGCTGTGAATTTGGTTTTGTTTCCTCCTGTCCTGTTTGATTCAtgccttgtttagtcttgtttctgtttgtcttagtctagttcttgtttagttttgttcagGGATGTTTAGTGTAGTGTTTAGCTTAGCTTATGGTTTAGGTTTAGTTAggttcatgtttcatgtgtttagattagcgttagcatttagcatgtagattagcatttagcataggtcttGTTTTAGTGTGTCTTATCTAGTTTAAACCTGACTTGTGTGATTTGTTAGTATTAAACTCTTTGTTGAAACATCTCCGCATGTGTGTCCCCCTCTTGTCCCGTCTAGCCCAAAATCATTACAAGCACGACTTTGAACCCTCCTAAATCAGGGAGGTAAAGAAGGACTCAGTGGTCAGGAGCCAgtaaacattcatcagttcaccttTAATAAGCAACTAAACTTAAACCagcagtttatttttttaatgaactttatttttattttgatgaagGAAAAGTTTCTGGTGCTCATCGTGTCGTTTGGAGGTTCTTCTCCAGATGATCAGGAGGAACGATCCCTGTGGAGCGAGGACGTTCTGAAGGACGCCACAGCGCTGCAGAACACAGCAGAGCCGATGAGACGTATTTTGAAGACGGCAGCACCAGTACAGGGCGCACGGTCCAGCGGCTCGTTCTCTTCATCTTCAGCATGTAGACCGGGGGGACGGGAGCACCAGCGGGCATGGACAcgcctacacaacacacacaaatgttacAGGAACACTCCAGCCTTCATCTACTCACTAGGATGAAGATCTAGATCTGAAAATAATCCACCTTGATTTTTCACCGTGGTCTCCATCAGTCTCTTACTGTCTTCAGGTTTGATTATGAATGTGGGAGCAATCAGAACGTGCTCGTCCTGGACGTTCTGCTGCTGCACCACTTCATCAGAGGACCTGAAGATCTTCTCCAGAACGACAGCCTGAAGTGGATCTGCTGGAGAAATGAAACCTGATTCAGCACCATGATGGATTAAACACCACACATCTCAAAAACCCCTTCAAGATGTACCTTCAATCCCTTCTATAACCAGGTTCTGCTCTTCTGGGTTCATCTCCTCCATGTTCTTCTCCTTCATGCTCTGCTCCGCCTGGTTCTTCTCTTCCATCTGTATCACCTGTACCTCTGGTTCCTGCCCCTGGTCCTGCAGAACCTGTGTACTCATCCTTGCAGTTTCCTCATTTCCTATCATCTGATTCTCCTCAACATTCATCTCCTCCTGCCTCTCCTTTTTTTTgcgtctctgccaccatttcttcttcttctccttcttctcAGGTTTGGGTCTGTGTGGCTCCTCATCCTCGTCATCAGACGGGACACTACAACACCAGTACTTCTTAAACCAGAACATTTTAGCTGCTGCTGCTTTGATGCTTTGATGCTTTGATCCATATCAAAGTGAAGCAGCACCAGCACAGGAGCTCAGATCAGAGCTTGTAGAATGTTGTGACATCATCATGATGTCACAGTGTGTGCTGGAGCTGAGAGCAGAGCTGATGATCACAGCACCACTCAGTGTCTTTAACATTCACTTCAGATGTGGACACGCCCAGTGTAGATCTgtaactccatcagcactgctgtgtctgatccactcagtaactgtagaactacaaagtgcttctatatggtaagtgaagctgataaaattgacagtgagtgtagaaacaaggaggtggtttaatgttttggctgatcagtataaatataaagtagGTGGTTCATTAGTGTCATCTCCATTAATAACATTCACATCATAAACACCACTaagtataattaatttatacatCCACTTGAAAATATATATCACTCACAATTTACCCATGAAGTTAATGTaagttttattacatttctcaCCTGTAAACAGGGTGAAATAAATGAGACACGAGGAGTCACGGCTTGTCTTC is a genomic window of Trichomycterus rosablanca isolate fTriRos1 chromosome 4, fTriRos1.hap1, whole genome shotgun sequence containing:
- the LOC134311424 gene encoding uncharacterized protein LOC134311424 isoform X2 gives rise to the protein MFWFKKYWCCSVPSDDEDEEPHRPKPEKKEKKKKWWQRRKKKERQEEMNVEENQMIGNEETARMSTQVLQDQGQEPEVQVIQMEEKNQAEQSMKEKNMEEMNPEEQNLVIEGIEDPLQAVVLEKIFRSSDEVVQQQNVQDEHVLIAPTFIIKPEDSKRLMETTVKNQGVSMPAGAPVPPVYMLKMKRTSRWTVRPVLVLPSSKYVSSALLCSAALWRPSERPRSTGIVPPDHLEKNLQTTR
- the LOC134311424 gene encoding uncharacterized protein LOC134311424 isoform X1, whose amino-acid sequence is MFWFKKYWCCSVPSDDEDEEPHRPKPEKKEKKKKWWQRRKKKERQEEMNVEENQMIGNEETARMSTQVLQDQGQEPEVQVIQMEEKNQAEQSMKEKNMEEMNPEEQNLVIEGIEADPLQAVVLEKIFRSSDEVVQQQNVQDEHVLIAPTFIIKPEDSKRLMETTVKNQGVSMPAGAPVPPVYMLKMKRTSRWTVRPVLVLPSSKYVSSALLCSAALWRPSERPRSTGIVPPDHLEKNLQTTR